A region from the Acipenser ruthenus chromosome 13, fAciRut3.2 maternal haplotype, whole genome shotgun sequence genome encodes:
- the LOC117418459 gene encoding vertebrate ancient opsin-like, whose product MDSFMLSVNGVLYTEAPEIQRKRDPFSGPDESIAPWNFKLLAALMFFITSLSLSENFIVMLVTFKFKQLRQPLNYIIVNLSLADFLLSLIGGTISFLTNSKGYFFMGSWACVLEGFAVTFLGIVALWSLAVLAFERFFVICRPLGNIRLRGKHAAFGLLFVWSFSFICTIPPTMGWSSYTVSKIGTTCEPNWYSGNYFDHTYIITFFVTCFILPLGVIIVSYGKLMRKLRKVSDTQGRLGNTRKPDREVARMVIVMILAFIIGWTPYSVFSILVTACPNIHLDPRLAAIPAFFAKTTTVYNPVIYVFMNKQFRKCLIQLFNCNTNAAGLNANQTTNRGAATGESNDGEMSTIAACIATSNKAAGKTEEEENPCSSFAQVSIPENKICPI is encoded by the exons ATGGATTCGTTTATGCTATCTGTAAACGGCGTCTTGTACACTGAAGCTCCTGAGATTCAGAGAAAGAGAGACCCGTTCTCGGGTCCGGATGAGTCCATAGCACCTTGGAACTTCAAACTTTTGGCAGCGTTAATGTTCTTTATAACATCTTTGTCACTTTCTGAGAATTTTATTGTGATGCTTGTGACGTTTAAGTTCAAACAGTTAAGACAGCCCTTGAATTATATCATTGTCAACTTGTCTCTGGCTGATTTTCTGCTCTCTCTAATTGGCGGGACTATTAGTTTTCTGACTAATAGTAAAGGTTATTTCTTCATGGGATCTTGGGCTTGTGTACTGGAAGGATTTGCAGTTACATTCCTCG ggatTGTTGCTCTTTGGTCATTGGCAGTTCTTGCCTTTGAACGCTTTTTTGTGATCTGCCGTCCACTGGGTAATATTCGCTTACGGGGGAAACATGCTGCCTTTGGACTGTTGTTCGTATGGTCCTTCTCTTTCATCTGTACCATCCCGCCTACCATGGGTTGGAGCAGCTACACTGTCAGCAAGATCGGGACAACCTGTGAACCTAACTG gtattCAGGGAATTACTTTGACCACACATATATAATCACATTCTTTGTAACCTGCTTTATACTGCCATTGGGCGTAATCATTGTATCGTATGGAAAGCTCATGAGAAAATTAAGAAAA GTGTCAGATACTCAAGGGCGCCTGGGTAACACAAGGAAACCAGACAGAGAAGTTGCGCGCATGGTCATTGTAATGATCCTGGCATTTATTATCGGCTGGACACCCTACTCTGTTTTTTCCATTCTTGTCACAGCATGCCCGAATATTCATCTGGATCCACGGCTGGCCGCAATCCCAGCCTTTTTCGCCAAAACGACCACGGTTTACAACCCAGTGATATATGTGTTTATGAACAAGCAG TTCAGGAAATGTTTGATTCAGCTGTTCAACTGCAACACAAACGCAGCAGGGTTGAATGCCAACCAGACTACAAATAGGGGGGCTGCAACTGGTGAAAGCAATGATGGAGAGATGTCTACCATCGCTGCCTGCATTGCCACTTCAAACAAAGCTGCTGGGAAAACAGAGGAAGAGGAAAACCCATGCAGCTCCTTTGCTCAAGTGTCAATTCCTGAAAACAAAATCTGTCCCATCTAA